The following coding sequences lie in one Prionailurus viverrinus isolate Anna chromosome X, UM_Priviv_1.0, whole genome shotgun sequence genomic window:
- the LOC125157616 gene encoding coiled-coil domain-containing protein 169-like, producing the protein MGDRRGDNFESRDIDCLKLELMEEIHMRDLVQLSILELRQEIVKLEAKLNTENKGGEWKTRYEVQLGLNDHLVKQIATLKEKMEKLRGDPSDRLSSIRVYERMSVESLNTLLKQLEKEKRSLENQVKNCALRLEQESKAYHKTSDECRAYLAEMSQISSSHQVSKRQQMDQLHRMKQNHVKTGRCNPTNQKIVNAKKGPAKKITRSNHFPKLNL; encoded by the coding sequence ATGGGGGACAGAAGAGGTGATAACTTCGAAAGTAGGGACATTGACTGCCTTAAATTGGAGTTAATGGAAGAAATCCACATGAGAGACTTAGTACAGCTTTCGATACTTGAATTAAGACAGGAGATAGTGAAACTGGAAGCCAAACTCAATACTGAAAATAAAGGTGGTGAATGGAAAACACGTTATGAAGTCCAACTTGGACTGAATGATCATCTAGTAAAGCAAATTGCTACTctcaaagagaaaatggaaaaactccGTGGAGATCCTTCAGATAGACTATCTTCTATTCGTGTCTATGAGCGAATGTCAGTGGAATCCTTAAATACATTACTTAAacagttagaaaaagaaaaaaggagtctTGAAAATCAAGTGAAAAATTGTGCACTTAGATTGGAACAAGAGTCAAAGGCTTACCACAAAACCAGTGATGAATGCCGTGCATACCTAGCTGAAATGTCTCAGATCTCTAGCTCACACCAAGTTTctaaaaggcaacagatggaTCAACTTCATAGAATGAAACAGAATCATGTGAAAACAGGAAGATGTAATCCAACTAATCAGAAGATAGTAAATGCCAAGAAAGGACCAGCAAAAAAGATTACAAGATCAAACCATTTTCCAAAACTCAATCTGTGA